A region of Streptomyces sp. WMMC500 DNA encodes the following proteins:
- a CDS encoding anthranilate synthase family protein, whose translation MVRRLLADGAPPFAVLHRRTPGRPDAPVEVLLGPVHEVDRLADIPDGPAPGAAGALALVPYRQIRERGFDVRDDGTPLAVLVPDEVHELPAAALLDALPAHPVRVAGGGFDVPDEEYADIVGRVLADEIGTGEGANFVIRRTYEGRVDGFGAADALALFRRLLAGEQGAYWTFAVHRPGVRTLVGASPEVHVRMTGGTVVMNPISGTYRYPPAGPDRAGLLAFLHDAKEIEELSMVVDEELKMMCTVAREGGVVVGPRLKEMAHLAHTEYELRGRTALDARDVLRETMFAATVTGSPVQNACRVIERYEPPGRDGAGRGYYAGALALLGRDAGGAQTLDSPILIRTADIGADGLLRVPVGATLVRGSRPADEVAETHAKAAGVLAALGVRPAPARPAGGARPRFAADPEVQAALAARRTHLSPFWLRMQRVQRPTTAPGAAAAGPLPGPVLVVDGEDTFTAMLAHVLRASGAEVDVRRFDAPGVRDAALAHRGPVVLGPGPGDPADTADPKMRFLRGLAGELLHGHRHGLLGVCLGHELLAAELGLPLVRKDVPYQGAQEEIDFFGRPETVGFYSTYTARCDEAAAAALAAAHGVELSRDPRSGDVHALRGPGFAGVQFHPESVLTLDGDRLVRQLLAAVLVRG comes from the coding sequence CTGGTCCGCAGGCTGCTGGCCGACGGCGCCCCGCCGTTCGCCGTGCTCCACCGCCGCACCCCCGGCCGCCCGGATGCCCCCGTCGAGGTGCTCCTCGGCCCCGTCCACGAGGTGGACCGGCTCGCGGACATCCCCGACGGCCCGGCGCCCGGCGCCGCCGGCGCGCTCGCGCTCGTGCCGTACCGGCAGATCCGCGAGCGCGGCTTCGACGTCCGCGACGACGGCACGCCCCTGGCCGTCCTGGTCCCCGACGAGGTCCACGAGCTGCCCGCCGCGGCGCTGCTCGACGCCCTGCCGGCGCATCCCGTCCGGGTGGCGGGCGGCGGCTTCGACGTGCCGGACGAGGAGTACGCGGACATCGTCGGCCGCGTCCTCGCCGACGAGATCGGCACCGGCGAGGGCGCCAACTTCGTCATCCGGCGTACCTACGAGGGCCGCGTCGACGGCTTCGGCGCCGCCGACGCGCTCGCCCTCTTCCGCCGGCTGCTGGCCGGCGAGCAGGGCGCGTACTGGACCTTCGCCGTGCACCGCCCCGGCGTGCGCACCCTCGTCGGCGCCAGCCCCGAGGTACACGTGCGGATGACCGGCGGCACGGTGGTGATGAACCCCATCAGCGGCACGTACCGCTACCCGCCGGCCGGCCCCGACCGGGCCGGGCTGCTCGCGTTCCTGCACGACGCCAAGGAGATCGAGGAGCTCTCCATGGTCGTCGACGAGGAGCTGAAGATGATGTGCACCGTCGCCCGCGAGGGCGGCGTGGTCGTCGGGCCGCGGCTGAAGGAGATGGCGCACCTGGCGCACACCGAGTACGAGCTGCGCGGGCGCACCGCGCTCGACGCGCGCGACGTGCTGCGCGAGACGATGTTCGCGGCGACGGTGACCGGCTCGCCCGTACAGAACGCCTGCCGCGTCATCGAGCGCTACGAGCCCCCCGGCCGGGACGGGGCGGGCCGCGGCTACTACGCGGGCGCGCTCGCCCTCCTCGGCCGCGACGCCGGCGGCGCGCAGACCCTGGACTCCCCCATCCTCATCCGCACCGCGGACATCGGCGCGGACGGCCTGCTGCGGGTGCCCGTCGGCGCCACGCTGGTCCGCGGCTCCCGGCCGGCCGACGAGGTGGCCGAGACCCACGCCAAGGCCGCCGGGGTGCTCGCCGCCCTCGGCGTACGCCCCGCGCCCGCGCGGCCGGCGGGCGGGGCCCGGCCGCGCTTCGCCGCGGACCCGGAGGTGCAGGCGGCGCTGGCGGCCCGCAGGACGCACCTGTCGCCGTTCTGGCTGCGCATGCAGCGGGTGCAGCGCCCGACGACGGCGCCCGGGGCGGCGGCGGCCGGTCCGCTGCCGGGACCGGTGCTGGTGGTCGACGGCGAGGACACGTTCACCGCGATGCTCGCGCACGTCCTGCGCGCCTCCGGCGCCGAGGTGGACGTGCGCCGCTTCGATGCGCCCGGCGTACGGGACGCGGCGCTGGCGCATCGGGGGCCGGTCGTGCTCGGCCCGGGCCCCGGCGACCCGGCGGACACGGCCGACCCGAAGATGCGCTTCCTGCGCGGGCTGGCCGGCGAGCTGCTGCACGGCCACCGGCACGGCCTGCTCGGCGTCTGCCTGGGGCACGAGCTCCTCGCCGCCGAACTGGGGTTGCCCCTGGTCCGCAAGGACGTGCCGTACCAGGGGGCGCAGGAGGAGATCGACTTCTTCGGCCGGCCGGAGACGGTCGGCTTCTACAGCACGTACACCGCCCGCTGCGACGAGGCCGCCGCGGCGGCGCTGG
- a CDS encoding 3-deoxy-7-phosphoheptulonate synthase class II, whose amino-acid sequence MTVNAEPATSAAGIPQTWRDLPAAQQPDWPDPAALRDVTAELESYPPLVFAGECDQLRDQLGAVARGEAFLLQGGDCAEAFDAVSAEHIRNKLKTLLQMSAVLTYAASVPVVKVGRIAGQYSKPRSKPTETRDGVTLPVYRGDSVNGFEFTPESRTPDPERLKRMYHASAATLNLVRAFTTGGYADLRQVHAWNQDFVRSSPSGQRYEALAREIDRAMSFMHACGVDPEEFKTVEFFSSHEALILAYESALTRIDSRTGKLYDVSGHMVWIGERTRQLDHAHIEFASQVSNPIGVKLGPTTTPEDALALIDRLDPERIPGRLTFVTRMGADKVRDRLPELVEKVTASGARVAWVSDPMHGNTFEAASGHKTRRFDDVLDEVKGFFEVHKALGTHPGGIHVELTGDDVTECVGGGDEIFVDDLHQRYETACDPRLNRSQSLDLAFLVAEMYRDQ is encoded by the coding sequence GTGACTGTCAACGCCGAACCCGCCACGAGCGCCGCCGGTATCCCCCAGACCTGGCGCGACCTGCCCGCGGCGCAGCAGCCCGACTGGCCGGACCCCGCGGCTCTGCGCGACGTGACCGCCGAGCTGGAGTCGTATCCGCCGCTGGTCTTCGCCGGCGAGTGCGACCAACTGCGCGACCAACTGGGTGCGGTCGCCCGGGGCGAGGCCTTCCTGCTGCAGGGCGGTGACTGCGCGGAGGCGTTCGACGCGGTCTCGGCCGAGCACATCAGGAACAAGCTCAAGACGCTGCTGCAGATGAGCGCCGTGCTCACGTACGCCGCGTCCGTCCCGGTCGTCAAGGTCGGCCGGATCGCCGGGCAGTACTCCAAGCCCCGCTCCAAGCCGACCGAGACCCGCGACGGCGTCACGCTGCCCGTCTACCGGGGCGACTCCGTCAACGGCTTCGAGTTCACCCCCGAGTCCCGCACGCCGGACCCGGAGCGGCTGAAGCGGATGTACCACGCCTCGGCGGCCACGCTGAACCTGGTGCGCGCCTTCACCACCGGCGGCTACGCCGACCTGCGCCAGGTGCACGCCTGGAACCAGGACTTCGTCCGCTCCTCGCCCTCCGGCCAGCGGTACGAGGCGCTGGCCCGCGAGATCGACCGGGCGATGAGCTTCATGCACGCCTGCGGCGTGGACCCGGAGGAGTTCAAGACCGTCGAGTTCTTCTCCTCGCACGAGGCCCTGATCCTGGCCTACGAGTCGGCCCTGACCCGCATCGACTCGCGCACCGGCAAGCTCTACGACGTCTCCGGCCACATGGTCTGGATCGGCGAGCGGACCCGGCAGCTCGACCACGCGCACATCGAGTTCGCCTCCCAGGTCAGCAACCCCATCGGCGTCAAGCTGGGCCCGACGACCACGCCGGAGGACGCGCTCGCGCTGATCGACCGCCTCGACCCGGAGCGGATCCCGGGCCGGCTGACGTTCGTGACCAGGATGGGCGCCGACAAGGTGCGCGACCGGCTGCCCGAGCTGGTGGAGAAGGTCACGGCCTCCGGCGCCCGGGTGGCGTGGGTGTCCGACCCGATGCACGGCAACACCTTCGAGGCCGCCTCCGGCCACAAGACGCGCCGCTTCGACGACGTGCTGGACGAGGTCAAGGGCTTCTTCGAGGTCCACAAGGCGCTCGGCACCCACCCCGGCGGCATTCACGTGGAGCTGACCGGCGACGACGTGACCGAGTGCGTGGGCGGCGGGGACGAGATCTTCGTCGACGACCTGCACCAGCGCTACGAGACGGCGTGCGACCCGCGGCTCAACCGCAGCCAGTCGCTCGACCTGGCATTCCTGGTCGCCGAGATGTACCGGGACCAGTGA
- a CDS encoding (2Fe-2S)-binding protein, which yields MFVCSCFGITEEQVREHASAGRCTPRQIASDCKAGTDCGSCVRRIQALLGRGAGCARGELLEDRQPAAGTEGTVPMPVTAPDPVTVPDPVAA from the coding sequence GTGTTCGTGTGCTCGTGCTTCGGCATCACCGAGGAGCAGGTGCGCGAGCACGCCTCCGCCGGGCGCTGCACCCCCCGCCAGATCGCCTCGGACTGCAAGGCGGGGACGGACTGCGGCTCGTGCGTGCGCCGGATTCAGGCGCTGCTCGGCCGCGGCGCGGGCTGCGCCCGCGGGGAGCTGCTGGAGGACCGGCAGCCGGCGGCCGGGACCGAGGGTACGGTCCCGATGCCGGTGACGGCCCCGGACCCCGTGACCGTCCCGGACCCGGTGGCCGCCTGA
- the bfr gene encoding bacterioferritin, whose product MQGDPEVLEFLNEQLTAELTAINQYFLHAKMQENFGWTKLAKYTRSESFDEMRHAEILTDRILLLEGLPNYQRLFHVRVGQTVTEMFQADRQIEVEAIDRLRRGIELMRAKSDITSANIFESILADEEHHIDYLDTQLDLIKKLGEALYIAQQIEQPEEA is encoded by the coding sequence ATGCAGGGCGACCCCGAGGTGCTGGAATTCCTGAACGAGCAGCTCACCGCGGAGCTGACGGCGATCAACCAGTACTTCCTGCACGCGAAGATGCAGGAGAATTTCGGCTGGACGAAGCTGGCGAAGTACACCCGGTCCGAGTCCTTCGACGAGATGAGGCACGCGGAGATCCTGACCGACCGCATTCTGCTGCTGGAGGGCCTGCCGAACTACCAGAGGCTCTTCCACGTCCGGGTCGGGCAGACGGTCACCGAGATGTTCCAGGCCGACCGGCAGATCGAGGTCGAGGCGATCGACCGGCTGCGCCGCGGGATCGAGCTGATGCGCGCCAAGAGCGACATCACGTCGGCGAACATCTTCGAGTCGATCCTGGCGGACGAGGAGCACCACATCGACTACCTCGACACCCAGCTCGACCTGATCAAGAAGCTCGGTGAGGCGCTGTACATCGCGCAGCAGATCGAGCAGCCGGAGGAGGCGTAG
- a CDS encoding sulfite oxidase-like oxidoreductase — MGQSERHEGDLPPGQRLQRGWPVTHYGPVPRFKPDRWELQVFGATASGAKRSLTHDEFTALPYATVVGDLHCVTKFSMLGAEWGGVRARTLLALAPPAPEATHVMVWAEYGFSSNLRLADFADERTIFATHKDGEPLTAEHGFPVRLVVPHLYAWKGPKWVRGVEYMTADRRGFWEERGYHNVGDPWREQRYSYQEEPGDGPDL, encoded by the coding sequence ATGGGTCAGTCGGAGCGCCACGAGGGGGACCTGCCTCCCGGCCAGCGGCTCCAGCGCGGCTGGCCCGTGACGCACTACGGCCCGGTGCCGCGGTTCAAGCCCGACCGCTGGGAGCTCCAGGTCTTCGGGGCCACGGCGAGCGGGGCGAAGCGGTCCCTCACGCACGACGAGTTCACGGCCCTGCCGTACGCGACGGTCGTCGGCGACCTGCACTGCGTGACGAAGTTCAGCATGCTCGGCGCCGAGTGGGGCGGGGTCCGGGCCCGTACGCTCCTGGCGCTCGCGCCGCCCGCGCCCGAGGCCACGCACGTGATGGTGTGGGCGGAGTACGGGTTCAGCTCCAACCTGCGGCTGGCCGACTTCGCCGACGAGCGGACGATCTTCGCCACGCACAAGGACGGCGAGCCGCTGACCGCCGAGCACGGCTTCCCCGTACGGCTGGTGGTGCCGCACCTGTACGCCTGGAAGGGCCCCAAGTGGGTGCGGGGCGTGGAGTACATGACGGCCGACCGCCGCGGCTTCTGGGAGGAGCGCGGCTACCACAACGTCGGCGACCCGTGGCGCGAGCAGCGCTACTCGTACCAGGAGGAGCCGGGCGACGGCCCCGACCTGTAG
- a CDS encoding deoxyribonuclease IV, whose product MSSRTTPARPSGGEPRAAARVRNPVGSHVPVAGGLAAKGLAHARRIGAEAVQVFVANARGWATPPGDPAQDEEFRRRCAEDDIPVYVHAPYLINLGSHTPATAENSVASLRHSLRRGRAIGARGVVVHTGSATGGRPRETALAQVRELTLPLLDELGDAADEPGAPALLLEPTAGQGFSLCSRLPELGAYLDLLDRHPRLGVCLDTCHVFAAGHDLAASGGAKQLLDELLEVAGPGRLRLLHANDSKAAAGSCLDRHENIGAGQIGAEPFRELMRHPATEGVPLIIETPGGGPEGPKAAADIALLKELREGAAP is encoded by the coding sequence GTGTCCTCCCGTACGACCCCCGCACGGCCCTCGGGGGGCGAGCCCCGCGCCGCCGCCCGCGTCCGCAACCCCGTCGGCAGCCATGTGCCGGTCGCCGGCGGGCTGGCCGCCAAGGGCCTGGCGCACGCCCGCCGGATCGGCGCGGAGGCCGTCCAGGTCTTCGTCGCCAACGCCCGCGGCTGGGCGACGCCCCCGGGCGACCCGGCGCAGGACGAGGAGTTCCGCCGGCGCTGCGCCGAGGACGACATCCCGGTGTACGTGCACGCCCCGTACCTGATCAACCTCGGCTCGCACACCCCCGCGACCGCGGAGAACTCCGTCGCCTCGCTGCGGCACTCGCTGCGCCGCGGCCGGGCGATCGGCGCCCGCGGCGTCGTGGTGCACACCGGCTCGGCGACCGGCGGGCGGCCCCGGGAGACCGCGCTCGCCCAGGTACGGGAGCTGACGCTGCCGCTCCTGGACGAGCTGGGCGACGCCGCCGACGAGCCGGGAGCGCCCGCGCTGCTGCTGGAGCCGACCGCGGGGCAGGGCTTCTCGCTCTGCTCCCGGCTGCCGGAGCTGGGCGCCTATCTGGACCTGCTGGACAGGCACCCGCGGCTCGGCGTCTGCCTCGACACCTGCCACGTCTTCGCCGCGGGCCACGACCTGGCGGCGAGCGGCGGCGCGAAACAGTTGCTGGACGAGCTGCTGGAGGTGGCGGGCCCGGGGCGGCTGCGGCTGCTGCACGCGAACGACTCCAAGGCCGCGGCCGGCTCGTGCCTGGACCGGCACGAGAACATCGGGGCCGGGCAGATCGGCGCCGAGCCGTTCCGCGAGCTGATGCGGCATCCGGCGACGGAGGGCGTGCCGCTGATCATCGAGACCCCCGGCGGCGGCCCCGAGGGGCCGAAGGCGGCGGCGGACATCGCGCTGCTCAAGGAGCTGCGCGAGGGCGCGGCGCCGTAG
- the pknB gene encoding Stk1 family PASTA domain-containing Ser/Thr kinase translates to MVGQMLDGRYRVDARIAAGGMATVYRALDTRLDRVLAVKVMHPSLAADASFVQRFILEAKSVAGLAHPNVVGVYDQGTDGPHVFLAMEYVPGCTLRDVLNDRGALQPRAALDILEPVLAALGAAHRAGFVHRDMKPENVLIGDDGRVKVADFGLVRAVNSHTTASTGTVLGTVSYLAPEQIERGAADPRVDVYACGVMLYEMLTGAKPHAGEHAAHVLYQHLHEDVEPPSAAVPGLPAQLDDLVATAAARSSEARPADAVELLSAVRSARAQLTDAELDAVPPQALAGERIGSEDRTAVVPGPAGTPGRERLNVTSVLETSAAAPADTTAAPPPGPPAPGDPVPGRPKPRIGLLALLAAVLVLGVGAGVWYINSGQFTKVPFVLGKTEAEALGTLAGEDLDAEVRRDFSDTVKPGLVLRTDPEGGSRIRQGDSVTIVLSKGPEIVEIPELYAVPLDEARDELRDAGLKPGVTREAFSEELPAGRVISTDPEDGEEIRAGRAVSMVVSRGAPVEVPDVVGDDQDEAAEELREEGLTVEVAEETVYSEEDAGTVAETSPEPGTELGEGDKVTLTISRGPELLEVPDVVGMSVDDAEETLEDAGFAADANQIFFGDTVWRQSVDGGDEAPRGSEITLWVR, encoded by the coding sequence ATGGTCGGGCAGATGCTCGACGGGCGCTACCGCGTCGACGCGCGCATCGCCGCCGGCGGCATGGCCACGGTCTACCGCGCGCTGGACACCCGGCTCGACCGGGTGCTCGCCGTCAAGGTCATGCACCCGTCGCTCGCCGCCGACGCCTCCTTCGTCCAGCGGTTCATCCTGGAGGCCAAGTCCGTCGCCGGCCTCGCCCACCCGAACGTCGTGGGCGTTTACGACCAGGGCACCGACGGCCCGCACGTCTTCCTGGCCATGGAGTACGTGCCGGGCTGCACCCTGCGCGACGTGCTGAACGACCGCGGCGCGCTGCAGCCGCGGGCCGCGCTGGACATCCTGGAGCCCGTGCTGGCCGCGCTCGGCGCCGCGCACCGGGCGGGGTTCGTCCACCGCGACATGAAGCCGGAGAACGTCCTCATCGGCGACGACGGCCGGGTCAAGGTCGCCGACTTCGGGCTCGTCCGCGCCGTGAACAGCCACACCACCGCCTCCACCGGCACGGTGCTCGGCACCGTGTCGTACCTGGCGCCCGAGCAGATCGAGCGCGGCGCCGCCGACCCCCGCGTCGACGTGTACGCCTGCGGCGTGATGCTCTACGAGATGCTCACCGGCGCCAAGCCGCACGCCGGCGAGCACGCCGCGCACGTGCTCTACCAGCACCTGCACGAGGACGTCGAGCCGCCGTCCGCCGCCGTCCCGGGGCTGCCCGCGCAGTTGGACGACCTGGTCGCCACCGCCGCCGCGCGCAGCAGCGAGGCGCGCCCGGCGGACGCCGTGGAGCTGCTGTCCGCCGTACGGAGCGCCCGCGCGCAGCTCACCGACGCGGAGCTGGACGCGGTACCGCCGCAGGCCCTCGCCGGGGAGCGGATCGGCTCCGAGGACCGTACGGCCGTGGTGCCGGGCCCGGCGGGCACGCCGGGGCGGGAGCGGCTGAACGTCACGAGCGTGCTGGAGACGTCCGCCGCCGCGCCGGCGGACACCACCGCAGCCCCGCCGCCCGGCCCGCCGGCGCCCGGCGACCCGGTGCCGGGCCGCCCCAAGCCCCGCATCGGGCTGCTGGCGCTGCTGGCGGCGGTGCTCGTGCTGGGCGTCGGCGCGGGCGTCTGGTACATCAACTCCGGGCAGTTCACCAAGGTCCCGTTCGTGCTCGGCAAGACCGAGGCCGAGGCGCTGGGCACGCTGGCCGGCGAGGACCTGGACGCGGAGGTCAGGAGGGACTTCAGCGACACCGTGAAGCCCGGCCTCGTCCTGCGTACCGACCCCGAGGGCGGCAGCCGCATCCGCCAGGGCGACTCCGTGACGATCGTGCTCTCCAAGGGCCCCGAGATCGTCGAGATCCCCGAGCTGTACGCGGTCCCGCTCGACGAGGCCAGGGACGAGCTGCGCGACGCCGGGCTGAAGCCGGGCGTGACGCGGGAGGCGTTCAGCGAGGAGCTGCCCGCCGGGCGCGTGATCAGCACCGACCCGGAGGACGGCGAGGAGATCAGGGCCGGCCGGGCGGTGTCCATGGTGGTCAGCCGCGGTGCGCCCGTCGAGGTGCCGGACGTCGTCGGCGACGACCAGGACGAGGCCGCGGAGGAGCTCCGCGAGGAGGGTCTGACCGTCGAGGTCGCCGAGGAGACGGTGTACTCGGAGGAGGACGCCGGCACGGTCGCGGAGACCTCGCCGGAGCCGGGCACGGAGCTGGGCGAGGGCGACAAGGTCACGCTGACGATCTCCCGGGGCCCCGAGCTGCTGGAGGTCCCGGACGTGGTCGGCATGAGCGTGGACGACGCCGAGGAGACGCTGGAGGACGCCGGCTTCGCCGCGGACGCGAACCAGATCTTCTTCGGCGACACCGTCTGGCGGCAGTCCGTGGACGGCGGCGACGAGGCGCCGCGCGGCAGCGAGATCACCCTCTGGGTGAGGTGA
- a CDS encoding thiazole synthase: MGTGGASSLDMMERALLASGTELTTVAMRRVDPGVHGSVLDVLRRHGIRVLPNTAGCYTAGEAVLTARLAREALGTDWVKLEVIADERTLLPDPVELLAAAETLVDDGFTVLPYTNDDPVLARKLEDAGCAAVMPLGSPIGSGLGIRNPHNFQLITEAAGVPVILDAGAGTASDAAQAMELGCDAVMLASAVTRAQEPVLMAEAMRHAIVAGRYAARAGRIPRRHFARASSPAAGVAALGTGPGPGGGGEPDPERPAFA; encoded by the coding sequence ATGGGCACCGGCGGCGCGAGCAGCCTGGACATGATGGAGCGCGCGCTCCTCGCCTCCGGCACCGAGCTGACCACCGTCGCGATGCGCCGCGTCGACCCCGGCGTGCACGGCTCGGTGCTCGACGTGCTGCGCCGCCACGGCATCCGCGTGCTGCCGAACACCGCCGGCTGCTACACCGCCGGCGAGGCCGTCCTCACCGCCCGGCTGGCCCGCGAGGCGCTCGGCACGGACTGGGTGAAGCTGGAGGTCATCGCCGACGAGCGCACCCTGCTGCCCGACCCCGTCGAGCTGCTGGCCGCCGCCGAGACGCTCGTCGACGACGGCTTCACCGTGCTCCCGTACACCAACGACGACCCCGTGCTCGCCCGCAAGCTGGAGGACGCCGGCTGCGCCGCCGTGATGCCGCTCGGCTCCCCCATCGGCTCCGGACTCGGCATCCGCAACCCGCACAACTTCCAGCTCATCACCGAGGCCGCCGGGGTGCCCGTCATCCTCGACGCCGGCGCCGGCACCGCCTCCGACGCCGCGCAGGCGATGGAGCTGGGCTGCGACGCGGTGATGCTCGCGTCCGCGGTGACGCGGGCGCAGGAGCCGGTGCTGATGGCGGAGGCGATGCGGCACGCGATCGTCGCCGGCCGGTACGCCGCGCGCGCGGGACGCATCCCGCGCCGGCACTTCGCGCGCGCGTCGTCACCGGCGGCCGGCGTCGCGGCGCTGGGGACCGGGCCCGGTCCCGGCGGGGGCGGGGAGCCGGACCCGGAGCGGCCCGCCTTCGCGTGA
- the thiS gene encoding sulfur carrier protein ThiS, with translation MTENATQTRTDSPDTTDSPEAAATDAAAAAAVTVTVNGAPRRVAAGLTLDALVATVTAAPRGVAAAVNEDVVPRGSWPTTTLADGDRVEILTAVQGG, from the coding sequence ATGACCGAGAACGCCACGCAGACCCGTACCGACTCCCCCGACACCACCGACTCCCCCGAAGCCGCCGCCACCGACGCCGCGGCCGCGGCCGCCGTCACCGTCACCGTCAACGGCGCCCCGCGCCGTGTCGCCGCGGGCCTCACCCTCGACGCCCTCGTCGCCACCGTCACCGCCGCGCCCCGCGGCGTCGCCGCCGCCGTCAACGAGGACGTCGTACCCCGCGGCAGTTGGCCCACCACCACCCTCGCCGACGGCGACCGCGTCGAGATCCTGACCGCGGTCCAGGGAGGCTGA
- the thiO gene encoding glycine oxidase ThiO: protein MPMQPRDTPPEEPAAAPAAGTAGPVGAPRTADATYDVLVVGGGVIGLVTAWQAARRGLATAVADPAPDGGAAQVAAGMLAAVTELHYGEEALLALNLAAAERYPAFAAELAEASGRDIGYRRCGALSVALDADDRAQLRELHGFQQRLGLSAEWLGGSECRRLEPMLAPGVRGGLRVDGDHQTDPRLLTVALLAACERAGVAFHRSLAARLRVTGSGTAERAVGAELADGTRIAAGQTVLAAGSRSGRLAGVPEAVRPPVRPVKGQVVRLRMPGAGTPFLSRTVRAVVRGSSVYLVPRESGELVIGATSEELGWDTTVTAGGVYELLRDAHELLPGLTELPLVETGAGLRPGSPDNAPLLGPTALPGLHLATGHYRNGVLLTPVTGDALAAVLTGGELPDVARPFAATRFAGARQHHEGRHA from the coding sequence GTGCCCATGCAGCCACGCGACACACCCCCGGAAGAACCCGCGGCGGCGCCCGCGGCCGGCACCGCCGGCCCGGTCGGCGCGCCGCGCACGGCGGACGCCACGTACGACGTCCTCGTCGTCGGCGGCGGCGTCATCGGCCTGGTCACCGCCTGGCAGGCGGCCCGCCGCGGGCTGGCCACCGCCGTCGCCGACCCGGCGCCCGACGGCGGCGCCGCGCAGGTCGCGGCCGGCATGCTCGCCGCCGTCACCGAACTGCACTACGGCGAGGAGGCGCTGCTGGCGCTCAACCTGGCCGCCGCGGAGCGCTATCCGGCGTTCGCGGCCGAACTGGCCGAGGCGTCGGGCCGGGACATCGGCTACCGCCGCTGCGGCGCGCTGTCCGTCGCGCTGGATGCCGACGACCGCGCCCAACTGCGCGAACTGCACGGCTTCCAGCAGCGGCTGGGGCTGTCGGCCGAGTGGCTCGGCGGGAGCGAGTGCCGCCGGCTGGAGCCCATGCTCGCGCCCGGGGTACGCGGCGGGCTGCGCGTCGACGGCGACCACCAGACGGACCCGCGGCTGCTGACCGTGGCGCTCCTCGCGGCCTGCGAGCGGGCCGGCGTCGCCTTCCACCGCAGCCTCGCGGCCCGGCTGCGGGTGACCGGCTCCGGCACCGCCGAGCGGGCGGTGGGCGCGGAACTGGCGGACGGCACGCGGATCGCCGCCGGGCAGACGGTGCTGGCCGCCGGCAGCCGCAGCGGCCGTCTTGCGGGGGTGCCGGAGGCGGTGCGGCCCCCGGTGCGCCCCGTCAAGGGGCAGGTGGTGCGGCTGCGGATGCCCGGCGCCGGGACGCCGTTCCTGTCCCGTACGGTACGGGCCGTGGTCCGCGGCAGCAGCGTGTACCTGGTGCCGCGCGAGAGCGGCGAGCTGGTCATCGGCGCCACCAGCGAGGAGCTGGGCTGGGACACCACGGTCACCGCAGGCGGCGTGTACGAGCTGCTGCGCGACGCCCACGAGCTGCTGCCCGGGCTGACGGAGCTGCCGCTCGTGGAGACCGGCGCCGGGCTGCGCCCCGGCTCCCCCGACAACGCGCCGCTGCTGGGCCCCACCGCCCTGCCGGGGCTGCACCTGGCCACCGGCCACTACCGCAACGGGGTGCTCCTCACCCCGGTCACCGGCGACGCCCTCGCCGCCGTGCTCACCGGCGGCGAGCTCCCCGACGTCGCCCGCCCGTTCGCCGCCACCCGGTTCGCGGGCGCGCGGCAGCACCACGAAGGACGGCACGCATGA